Proteins co-encoded in one Polaromonas vacuolata genomic window:
- a CDS encoding DUF6036 family nucleotidyltransferase, producing the protein MEREQLEHLIRAAAEVTQEYELIVIGSQSLLGSVPHPPAALKMSMEADMYPLHAPEKFDLIDGALGEGSYFHDTHRYYAQGVGPETATLPEGWQTRLHRVQTQATDLKIGYCLDVTDLFLSKAFANREKDREFNMALLRYGYVTLAQTIDKVALMPVSEDKKRDLRARIRRWAKMLQDRGFKLPDTP; encoded by the coding sequence ATGGAACGTGAACAGCTAGAACACCTGATTCGTGCAGCGGCAGAAGTCACTCAGGAATATGAGCTAATCGTCATTGGCAGCCAGTCTCTACTGGGCTCTGTTCCGCATCCACCTGCAGCGCTAAAAATGTCCATGGAGGCGGATATGTATCCGCTGCACGCGCCAGAAAAGTTTGACCTCATAGACGGTGCGCTGGGAGAAGGCTCTTATTTTCATGACACACACCGCTACTACGCCCAAGGTGTAGGCCCAGAAACCGCCACCCTCCCTGAGGGCTGGCAAACTCGGCTGCATCGGGTGCAGACACAAGCGACTGATCTAAAGATTGGTTACTGCCTAGATGTGACCGACTTGTTTTTATCCAAAGCCTTTGCCAATCGCGAAAAAGACAGGGAGTTCAACATGGCTTTGCTGCGCTACGGCTATGTAACGCTAGCGCAAACCATCGATAAAGTAGCGCTAATGCCTGTGAGCGAAGACAAAAAACGCGACCTAAGAGCTCGCATTCGTCGCTGGGCAAAAATGCTACAGGACAGAGGTTTCAAGTTGCCAGATACGCCGTGA
- a CDS encoding helix-turn-helix transcriptional regulator, protein MPAASLLTSVLDQQLLLQLGGRLKRARLEQGLTATHLAQQAGISRMTLAAIEAGEPSATMGSYLRVMSVLGVSKDLALLAGNVLETFAQAKASPITSQPVFAVNDAGHELQDLQSLMLHQEAVRLMRKQPELISQAVETLERWRSGGKSNSQFLWDEWSVILHRRAWRRALSHTRRGKELRQASPLATVLPREVRQRILDQVSALKIGIPIGSLSAPAKSAQTKN, encoded by the coding sequence ATGCCAGCAGCTTCCTTACTCACCTCCGTTCTCGACCAACAACTTCTTTTGCAACTAGGTGGAAGACTCAAGCGCGCGCGGCTTGAACAAGGACTGACCGCTACCCATTTGGCACAACAAGCCGGTATTTCACGCATGACGCTTGCCGCGATTGAAGCCGGCGAGCCTTCTGCCACTATGGGAAGCTATTTGCGCGTCATGAGTGTTCTGGGCGTCTCAAAAGATCTGGCACTTTTAGCGGGCAATGTGCTGGAAACCTTTGCGCAAGCAAAAGCCTCACCCATCACAAGCCAACCAGTCTTCGCAGTGAACGATGCAGGGCATGAGCTACAAGACTTGCAAAGCCTCATGCTTCACCAAGAGGCGGTTCGTCTGATGCGAAAGCAACCAGAACTGATAAGCCAAGCAGTCGAAACGTTGGAGCGCTGGCGCTCAGGCGGCAAATCGAATTCGCAGTTTCTTTGGGACGAATGGTCCGTTATTTTGCACCGCAGAGCATGGCGACGAGCACTTTCACACACGCGACGCGGTAAAGAATTAAGGCAGGCGTCGCCGCTAGCGACCGTGTTGCCACGCGAAGTCAGACAGCGCATCTTGGATCAAGTCAGTGCGTTGAAAATCGGTATCCCAATTGGCTCGCTTAGCGCTCCAGCAAAGTCTGCTCAAACTAAAAATTAA